The Pontibacter sp. SGAir0037 DNA segment GTTCCGGAATACGTTTAGCTCCAAAAAGCAATAGGATAGCGAACAAGATGATAAGGATCTCTGTACCGCCTAATGCACCTAAAAACAAGAAAATGTTGGTGATTGCCATAATATTAGATTTTAAAGGTAACTGCTACAAAATTAAAGTTAATATTTTAAATAAACTCATATAAGGTGATATAAGTTTATTTTAGCCTGATAATATAAAATATACGAATGGCAGCACTTCACCGGATTTTGCAGCACACAGTTTGAGACTTTCGGATTTTTGCTTAGCTTGTCAGGCTAAATTCTAAAAGAGCTGGTTTGATTTTCTGAATTTCCCAAAAATGATAAAATTATTCCAAATATGGGATGATTTTAAATTTTGTTTTTAAATTTATTGTTGATAATCAGTGTGTTGTAATTTTATTTAACTTTGGTATCATTGTTGTTCAACCATTAAACAGAAAGAGGCTGTTCCAACAAGGTTGCTTGAATATAGTTTATAGCAACGCATAGAAACCGACCTGAAAATTACTTCGGGTGAATAGAACAGAATATCTTAGATGAAGGTATCTTTCGGTTTAATAAAATGAAATCTTCAGCCCCTGATGGGGTTTGTACATAGATAAAAACATTAAGTTTGTTTTCATAGCTTGGAAAGGCGCTCTACATTGTGGGGTGCTTTTTTTGTTTTTAGCGGTTTCTGCCGAGAATATTTTCAGGGGCTGAGAAACCAGCCCTTAAACAGAGAAATTATTTGCTGATGATCCAGCCGGAAGGGTCCAGGTTTGCATTGTTTTTCCAGATTTGGAACTGAAGCTCTGTTGTGCCATCTGCGTCGGTGTAAACAGTGCCGATTACATCCTTCATCTTTACATTCTGCCCTTCTTTTACATTTACTGTCCGTAACTTGGCATATACGGTAAAGTATTCCCCATGCTGAACCATGACAATGTTGTTCATGCCTGGTACACTGGCTACTGTAAGCACCTTACCTTCGAAAATAGCCCTGGCATTTTCGCCTTGTGCTGTCTGAATATCAATGCCCCGGTTTTCCACCACAACTCCTTTTAAAACAGGGTGATTATGACGGCCAAAGCGTTGTGAGATAAAGCCTTTTTCTACCGGCCATGCTAAACGGCCTCTATTACCGGCAAACGAAGACGAAATAAGAGCAGCCTCTGGCGTAAGGGTAATTTTGTTGGCACTGCCACTGGTGGCTCTGCCTGCTTCTCTGGCTTCGCGGGCAGCTCTGGCCATCTCTTCCCGAACGATGTCTGCAATCAGGTTGTCAAGTTTCTTTACTGCCGATTGCCGTTGTGCTACCTCCTGCTTCAGGTTTTGCTCCTGCTGGCTTAGGCGGCTCACTACATTATTCTGCTCCTGTTTTAGGCTCTGCAGATTTTTACTCTCCGCAATCTGTTTATTCAGCAAGCCTCTCTTTTCCTGCCGTTTCGAAGCCAGGAGATTAAGCTGGCGTGTAAGCGCAATTTGTACTTTATTAATTTGCTCTACCTGCTTTTTGCGCGCCTCGGAATACTGCTGCAGGTAACGCATCCGCCTTACCAGTTGATTAAAAGAGTCGGCAGCAAATAAAAACATGAGTTTGTTGTAGCTGTTCGCTGACTTGGAAGCAGCGTATACCATAGTGGCATACTCTTTCTTGAGCTTTTCCAGGTCCGACTCCAGTGCATTTACAATGCTTTCTGTTTCCCGTACCTCAGAATCTATAAAGCTAACTTCTTTTGAAATATTAGTGATTACCCCTTGTTGCACTGTAATCTTTTCCTGTATAGCATTTAACTGCCCAAGCGACGCTTCCTTCTGCGCCTTTGTTTGCTGCAGAATGCGGTTTGCTTCTTTGATGCGTTTCAGGTTTTCTGTCTTTTCTTTCTCTAGCTGAGCCTTCGACTTAGGCTTCTGCTTTTGCGCATAAGTGGCAAAAGGCAGCAATAACAGCAACAGAAAGAAGGCAGGTTTGTAAAGGGCCTTCATGTAATGTGGGTTCGTAACTCTAGCTTACAAATATGGCGAATCTAAATACGAAGTACCAGTAGGCAAGAGAATTTTATTGGGCTTTATAACTTTTTGTAGTCGCCTGGTACAGTAAACGGAAAGTCCTGAGGATCATCTGTAATGGTAACTCTGTTATGTGTCAGGTTAAAAACAGAGGTCTGGCCTGCCTGGAGTATCTGTGCAGCCAGCGCATGGGCAAAGGGAACCGCGCCAATGTTCTGAAAGTTCTCGTATTTTACCACAATGTTATTGCCGGATTGCTGGTCGTTTACATGAAGCTGCTGCAGCTTTTCGCTTTCTTTGTTAATAAAGTAGTCGAAAAGCAAATAATTCCGCAGTTGCTGTACATGGTGCATCTGGCCTTCATCTATCGCCTTTTCCCTGCCAACAGGCTGGTAGTTGCCAATCAGGATGGCTTGCACGGCATCAAAGTTCAGGTTTACCCGAAACTGGTTGCTCAGGAACCTGTAGTCTGTGGCAATGTACTCTTTCTGCAGCCTGTTCATAACATAAACAGAGTCCTGCGTTATTTTAATGCGGGCAGCCTCTATGCCCAAACCGGGAAGCACAGATATCCAGATAACACTATCCTTCTTCATGCGAAGAGCATAACCCGAGGAAGTGGTCTGGCCTTTATCTTCAAATTTTAAATTGCCTCTTGCGCTCAGGTAGTTAAACTCGAGGTTTTTGATAGATACATTTCCAACAGTTTCGGTAGTGGTAGAGGCGGTGGTAGGTGCAATTTCTTTTTTACATGCTGAAAACATAACTATAGCCAGCAGGTAAATGAAGAACTGTTTATTCATACAGTTTCTTTTCTTTTATTTTTTTATCAATGTAGGCAGATGCTTCGCCTTTTATTTTAGCTTTTTGCCACTGGCGCACAGCATCGTCTTTTTTCCCGATTTTAAAAAGTACATCGCCATAGTGTTCTACAATAGTGGCATCGTCTGAGAGGGCAATAGCTTCTTCTAAATGTTTTAAAGCTCCCTCGTAGTCTTCCAGCTTATATAGTACCCAGGCGTAAGTATCCAGGTAAGTAGGGTTGTTCGGGTGCTTTCTTACCAGGCGATCCGCCATTTCTTTTGCTTTGCCCAGCTTCTCGTTGCGGAGCGAAAGAAAATAACTGTAATTGTTTAATACATGCTCATTATCAGCATCCTGTGCCAGTACAGCTTCATAGGCTTCATCTGATTTTTTAAAGTTTTTCAGCGAATTGTAGCCATCACCCAGCTGCATGTTAAACTGCATCACCAGCTCAGGCTCGCTGGCTGATAAACGTTTGCCATATTCCAGCGACTTAACAGCTTTATCGAAGTTCTGCTCTATCAGGTAACCTGTGCCGTTGTAGAACCAGAACACAGCCTGGTTAGGGAATAGCTCTAATGCCTGCTCCGAGTGCTTAATAAGCGAATCAGACTGTGCTAACTCTGCATCCAGCAATACAATCTGCTGCCAGATTTTAAAGTGCGAATCGTCTAGTTTAACTGCTTTTAAGTAGTTATTGCGGGCTTGCTCTTTTTTACCGGCAATGGCTTGTAAATCACCAGCAACGGCATATGCTTTTGCTTCTTCCGGATGAGCCTTTATGGTCAGGTTTACCAGATCCAGCGCTACTTTCTCTACTTCCGGGTTTGGTAGCTGGCGTATAAAGTCAACCAGGATACGGACTTTGGTGTCGATCTCCAGCTCTGAGCTGGAAAAAGCCAGTTTAGCCTGCCGCTCCGACTCCGCCTTATTACCTTTCTGGCGATTAAGGTCAGAAAGCATCAGGTGCGCAAAAGGATTGTTCGGATCTAACCGTAAGGCGCGTTGAAGTGTTTCAATGGCAATGTCAGGCTTTTGAGAAGCATTGTATAGCTCGGCCTGAGCCAGAAAATAGCGTATTTCGGTAGGGTTTGTGGCAATAAGCTTTTCACCCTCCGCTATGGCTTTTGCCACATTTTTCTGCCTCAGGTAAATCTGCTGTCGGCTGATAGAAACCTGCTCGATCGGGCCGAACTGTTTTTCTATGCGCTCATACGTTTTCAGGGCATCCTCAAACTTAGACTGCGACATGTATAAATCGGCCAGGTTAAAAAGGTATTGCTCTGTGTTAGGAACTTTCTGCAGCAAATCGTTAAAAACCTGGGCTGCTTCGGTATATTGCTTTTGCTCTGTATATAACTGGGCAAGCAACAGGTAATAGTAGGAGTTGTTCGGGTCCTGGCTTACAGCAGCCTGCGCATAGGGTAAAGCGTTGGTCGCTTTCTGGAGCATCAGGTTTGTTTCTGCCAGCTTATAGTTGAGGGCAGCATTGGCAGGTGTAAGCGTATGTGCTTTTTGAAAAAGCTTGAGGGCCTGGTCGTAGTCCTCCAGCATAAAAAACTTTAAACCATCCAGAAACAGTGCCTCGCTTATTTGCTTTTCCTGCTCCGAGGGTTGTGGCACAGGAGCGATAGCAGATTCAGCTGTCTCTCGCGTCACCTTCTCTTTCTTCTTCCTGGAAGACTGCGCCTGGCTGTCTTCCGCCACCATTACCAAGGCCAGGCAGCTTGCTGCAAGGACAATGTTTCTGAATCGATTCATTTTAGTACTAGTCTTTAAGCGTATTGTAGTCGCCGAGGCTGAGGTCAGACTGGCGCCCTTCATAGGAAACAAAGTTACCCACCATTGAGTTTGATATGTTTCCGTTTGTAAGGGTAGCGTTCTCCTGTACGATGGAGTTGCTTACTACAGAACTGTTTACGCTGGTGTTGTTTCCTATGGAAACGTGAGGCCCTATCACAGAGTTGTTGATAATAGCATTTTCACCTATGTATACCGGAGGTATAATAACAGAGTTCTGCAGCTGCGCCGACGAAGCGACTAAACCTTCCTCATCCTTTATATACTCCAAATACCGCTGATTAGTATACACAGTTGCGTTTTTATTTCCGCAATCGAGCCATTCGGATATGACAGCAGGTATAAAGGTGGTGCCTTTGTTCTTCATGTTCTCCAAGGCATTGGTTAGCTGGTATTCTCCTTTATCTTTGATGTCGTTATCGAGCAGGTATTGCAGCTCGCTGCGCAGGTAGGCTCCGTCTTGGAAGTAATAGATACCAATAATGGCCAGGTCAGAAATAAACTCTTCTGGTTTTTCTACAAAATCTGTGATTTCGTTGTTCTCGTTTAGCTTAACTACACCAAACGGGCGAGGGTCTTCTACGCGCTGTACCCAGATAGTGCCATCTGCATTGGTGTCTAATTGGAAATCTGCTTTAAAAAGTGTGTCAGCAAAAGCTACTACCACTTTACCTTCCAGCGACTCTTGTGCACACAAAATAGCGTGTGCAGTGCCCAAGGCCTCCTCCTGGTAGTAAATGCTGCCTTTAGCACCAACAGCCTGTGCAATCTTTTTCAGGTCCTGCTCCACTTTATCACCGAAGTGACCTATAATAAAAGCAACCTCTTCTATAGGTTCCTGACAAACTTTAGCAATATCTTCAACCAGGCGCTGCACGATGGGCTTGCCTGCGATAGGGATAAGTGGTTTTGGAATAGTTAAAGTGTGTGGGCGCATGCGCTTTCCCATACCAGCCATTGGTATTATAATCCTCATAGCGTGTTTTTTATTTATTGTTAAAGTGAAGCCAGGGAGCAAAGGCTGCCTGGGTATGATCTATTTAAAATTTATTTTACTCTAACTACGTGGGCAAAGCAGGTTAACGTTTATCTGCAATAAACGAAGGTATTAATTAGTGCCTGTGCTGCCATAGCCACCTGCACCTCTTTCTGTGTTCGTTAGAGTGGCTGCCTCCAGCCACGATACACGCTCATACTTTGCTACAACCATTTGGGCAATACGCTCTCCGTCTTCTATCACAAAGTCCTGATCCGACAAATTCACCAGTAATACTTTAATTTCGCCACGGTAATCGGCATCAATAGTACCAGGGCTGTTTACTATAGAAATACCATGTTTAAAGGCCAGGCCACTTCTGGGCCGTATCTGTGCCTCGTGCCCTTCGGGAAGCTCTATAAATAAACCAGTGGATACTAAGGTTCGCTGAAGAGGCTTTAACGTAACAGGAGCATCTAAGTTGGCACGTAAATCCATGCCAGCCGAATGCACTGTCTGGTAAGAAGGAAGTGCGTGTTTGGATTGGTTAATTACATTAACCTGTAAGCTGTTTTTATTCATCTTTCAAAAATAAAGATTATGCGATGGTACACAAGCTTTTGCCAAAAGACATGTGCCTTTTATTCTATATAGATGAAGGTATATAGGATTTTGTAAATTTCAAGAATAATTTTTTAAAGTCCTCAAAGAATCTTAGAAAGGGGCATTAAAAAATGACTGTAAATCAGGTAAGGCGATAATTACAGCGTTGAACCTGAAATGGCTGAACAGGTGTCTGAGTGGCTTAATTAACTTTTGCAGTTCTTTGCTTCCATAGCTTTGCTCCCTCACGCTGCCATATCACGAGGGCAAACAGGGCGCAAATGCCCAGATTAAGCAGGTGCTCCAGCCAGAAATTTTCAAGTGTAATATAGCGGGCAATTATAACCAAACCGGTAGCCAAGGCAATGTAAGCCGTAATGGTAGCAACAGGATAGGGGATGGGATAATGTTTATTGCCTAGCAGGTAGCAAATCAGTGCCATGCTAAAATAGCAGATAAGGGTGGCAATAGCAGATCCCATATAACCCAGCACCGGGATGAGCAGCAGGTTAAAAAGTATTGTGATAGCGGCACCGCCCAGGCTTATATAGGTGCCATAGTGCGTCTTATCTGAAAGCTTAAACCAGACGGTAAGGTTATAGTAAACTCCTAAGAAAAGATTCGCTAGCAACAGCACCGGAACAATGGCAATTCCTTCCCGGAAAGCAGGAGTACGTATTAGAATAGCAAAGTCTTCGAGGTTAGCAGATATGAATAGAAAAATAAAGGCGCACACAATTACAAACCATTTCATAATAAGCGCAAAGGTCTGTGGTGAGCTTTTATCCTGTGCCTGTGAGAAAAAGAAAGGCTCGGCCGCATAACGAAATGCTTGTATCGCTAGTGTCATAAAAATAGCGAGTTTATAACAGGCACTATAAACTCCTACTGCCGCCATATTGCTAGTGTTTGGGTAAAAGCCTTCCGGTAGCCACCGCTCCAGCAGAATGCGGTCTATTACCTCATTTACGATACCAGCAATTCCCATAAAGAGAAGCGGGTAAGCGTATTGCAGCATTGGCTTAAGCTGACCGAAATCAAGTTTAAACCTGAAAATGCTTAGCTCACGCCAAAGCATAGGCAGTAGCAGCGCATTGGCTACTAAATTAATTAGGAATATGTAGCCTATATTAAAGCCTGGGTCATATATCTGCGCTACTATGGGCTGTAATCCTATTAGATATTCGCCTCCATAAATGTCGCGGCAAATTACCAGGAAAAATGTATTGGCCCCCACCGTAAGCAGAATATTGGCGAGTTTAAGAGAAGCGAACTTTATAGCCTTGTTGTGGAGCCGAAGCCAGGCGAAAGGTATGGCTACAATAGCATCGATTGCCAGTACCAGTGCCAGCCATATAATATATTCCGGATGATCGGGTAAGCCTACATAAACAGCAATAGGCTGAGCGGCAACTATAAGAACAGTCGTAAAGATCGAGCTGCTAACGAGAATCGAACTTAGTGTTCTGTTATACAAGGCGCGCTTGTCGGCTCCTGTTTTGTTGGCGAAGCGGAAAAAGGCAGTCTCCATTCCGTAGGTGTAGAGGATGTTGAAGAATGCCGTAAACGAGTATAAATAAGAAATAACGCCATATTCCTCACGCAGGAGCACGGCTGTATAAATAGGCACAAGCAGATAGTTTATCGCTCTGCCTACTATACTGCTTAAACCATAGGCAGCTGTTTGCCCAACCAGTTTTTTGGCTATACTCATACTCTCTTTCTGTGGCCGGGAATACAGTAATTCAGGTTATATGCCTTTGAAATTGGCCTTGCGTTTTTCCAGGAAAGCATTGGTGCCTTCTACAAAGTCTTCGGAAGTGCAGCAGCGGGCAAAAGAATTGGCCTCGGTCTGGTAGCCGTTTTCATCTTTGGCGTAAACGGCATTTACACAATCTATTACCATACCGATAGCGAGAGGTGCTTTTGCTAATATTTTTGTTAATATTTCGTGGCATTTAGGCAGCAGTTCTTCCTGAGCTACCACATGGTTGGCTAAACCTAAGGCTAAAGCCTCCGGGGCAGAAAGCATGTCGGCTGTCATCATCAGTTCCATGGCCTTGCCTTTGCCTATAAGCTGTGTCAGGCGTTGTGTGCCACCGTACCCCGGAATAAGACCAAGATTAACTTCTGGCTGTCCGAATTTAGCATTCTCGCTGGCAATGCGCATGTGGCAGGCCATGGCGAGCTCGCAACCGCCACCCAGGGCAAAACCATTTACAGCGGCAATTACAGGTTTATTGCAGCGCTCAATCATGCTGAACACCTCCTGGCCACGCTCTGCAAAACTGCGGGCATTAACTTCGCTTAGTTCTGCTATTTCTGCAATATCAGCTCCGGCAACAAAGGCTTTTGCGCCTACGCCGGTTATAATAACTCCTTTTATAGTGGTGTCGTCGTAAACCTCCTGTATAGCCTGCTGCAGCTCTAGTATGGTTGTGCTGTTGAGGGCGTTCAACTTATCAGCTCTGTTGATAGAGATAGTAAGGATGCCGTTATCTTCGAGTTGAAGCAGTAGGTTTTGGAATGTAGCCATAGTTTCTATACGCTGGTCAGAATGACAATTTTGCTGCAAAGATAAAGATTTCATTCGTATCCCTGAAAAGCTAAATAGCATCCAACTCTCCTGTTTTATTGCAAAACTCAGTCATTCATGGCTATTTTTGTGGTGAAGAGGCTTTTGTGTGAAGATTTAATTCAATCAAAAATTAAAATAATTTAGCAGATATGGGTTTTCTGGGAGAGTTTAAGAAGTTTGCTGTAAAAGGCAATGTAATAGATTTAGCTGTAGGTGTGGTTATTGGTACTGCCTTTGGTGCCATTACTTCTTCTTTGGTAAAAGATGTAATCATGCCTCCGTTAGGTCTTATTATCAGTAAGGTAGACTTTACAAAACTAAAATTGATTCTTAAAGCCGCTGTTATAGAAAATGGAGAGGTAGTTGAACCGGAAGTAGCTATACTTTATGGTAATTTTATGCAGGCTGTCATGAATTTTATCATTATTGCCTTTGCCATATTTCTGTTGGTGCGCTTAATAAACAGAACAAGAGAAAAAGAAGCGGCTAAACCTGCTCCTCCTGTCAATAAAGAAGAGCAACTGCTAGCCGAAATTCGCGATATTTTAAAGGCGCAGGGTGGAGGTGAGGCTTCGTCGGGTGAAAAGGTGGTGTAGCGGGCAAGAAACCGGATATTCCGGAAGAAGTTCTGCTTTTCGTTATACTAAAGTTTTCTCTTACTCCGGCTAAACCCTTCTCTGTATCATAACTATCGTACCTGCTCGGATGCCTTTACTTCGTTAGCATCCTGCATTTTACTTTCATTTAGATGTCCAAGTTTTTTCGTCGACTCATTGCTATACTTTTTTTTTGTGCCTGTTTTTGGTTACAACCTGCTCTTGCCCAGGATACTACTCTGGCAGACAGTGTAACAGCCAGGGTGTTGTGGGACCATGGTGGCACAGGCACAATCAACTTTAGCCAGGTTAGCCTGAGCAACTGGGCTGCCGGAGGGCAGAACTCACTTTCTGTGTTAGGTATTGCTAATCTGTATGCCAATTATAAAGACGGACCTAATACCTGGAATAATAATCTGGATGTGACGTTTGGAACTGTAAAAATTGAGAACCAGCGCCTGCGGAAAAGTGATGACCGTATTGAGCTGAACTTGAAGTATGGCCGCAGAGCTTCTGAACAGTGGTTCTACACCGCACAGTTAAATGCCCGCACCCAGCTTACCCCTACCTATAACGATACCAGAACAAACAGGCTGTCTAACTTCTTTTCACCTGCTTTTATCACTTCATCTTTAGGGATGGATTATAAGCCTAATGAGAAGCTTTCTGTTTTCTTATCGCCTCTAACCAGTAAGTTTACCATTGTAGCTAGCCAGGGCCTGGCAGATACGGGTGCTTTTGGTGTGCAACCGGCTATGCCAGACATATTGGGAAATCCTGTGCCGGGTACAGGAAGGCACTTCAGGGGTGAGTTTGGTGGCTTTGTAAATGTTCGGTTCCGGCAGGAGATCATGAAGAACATCACCTTGCAGTCTAAAATTGATTTGTTCTCCAATTATGTTGTCAGGCCTCAGAATATAGATGTGAACTTCGAGAACCTGCTGAACTTTAAAGTAAACAAGTTTGTGTCGGCCAGCATTTTTGTGCACATGATATATGATGATGATATTCCGGTAAAGGTTGATCGTACTGGTGATGGCGTGTTAGATGGTACAGGGCCAAGGCTTCAGCTTAAAGAGACATTGGGTATAGGCTTATCTTACAAGTTTAAATAGTAGAACTTCTTTGGCAGGTGCTATGTTTCTGATTTAATTTATATACTTTAGAAGGAGAACTACGTTCCTTACTTAAAAGCCTTGATTCCTTATGAAGAAACTCTTTTTATCTATACTGCTGCTGGGAGCCATCTCCTTGCTAACCAATGCCCAGGCGCAGACGGCGCAAACTACTACATCTACTTCGGCTGCTAAAGATGAATTCTGGGGTACACGCAAAGTCGAACACAAAGGCACATCTGCTGATGCCATTGGTGCCCGCGGAGCGAACGTCGACAAACGTTTAAATGCGTATGAGGGGAAAAAGCAGAGTGGCTTTACCAAATCAAGCTTCAGGTTGAAGAAGATGAAAGAAATCGAGAAGAAAGAAAAGAAAATGCTGAAGAAGCGTGAGCGTGACAGAAAGCGGTTAAAAAAGAATCGTAACTAACATTTGCCTAAAAAAGGGAAGGCTGCTCCATGGAGCAGCCTTCCCTTTTTTAGGCTCTACCTATAAAACGAAAAAGCCCTGGCTGTTGCAAACAACCAGGGCTTTTCTTTTGAAGCATAGTTTACAGTGTACGCTTCACTTCTTTTTCTTCGTAAGCTTCTATTACGTCGCCTATTTCAATTTCATTGTAGTTTCTGATGCTGATACCGCATTCGTAGCCTTGGCGTACTTCCGAAACATCGTCTTTGAATCGTTTCAAAGCCAGGATTTCACCATCATGCACCACGATACCATCCCGAACCAGACGTATTTTAGAGTTACGGTGGATAGAGCCATCTGTAATCATACATCCGGCAATGGTACCCACCTTCGAAATTCTGAATACATCACGAACTTCAGCGTTACCCACAATTTCTTCTTTCACGGTTGGGGCAAGCATACCTTCCATGGCGTCTTTTACCTCGTTAATCGCATCGTAGATAATAGAGTACAGGCGAACGTCAATTTGTTCCTGTTCTGCCAGTTTACGAGCGTTAATCGACGGACGAACCTGGAAGCCGATGATAATGGCATCCGATGCCGAAGCTAGCAGTACATCTGATTCAGATATAGCACCTACACCTTTACCGATAATGTTAACCTGTACTTCGTTTGTAGAAAGTCTCAGTAATGAATCGGAAAGTGCTTCTACCGAACCATCCACGTCGCCTTTTACAATTACATTCAGCTCTTTAAATGAACCGATTGCCAATCGACGGCCAATCTCATCAAGGGTGATATGCTTACGTGTGCGCAGGCTTTGCTCACGCTGTACCTGAGAACGGTTAGACGCGATCTCTCTTGCTTCACGCTCAGATTCCATCACAACAAACTTATCACCTGCCTGTGGTGCGCCATCCAGGCCTAATAACTGCACTGGAGTAGATGGGCCGGCTATCTTCATTTTCTTACCACGGTGATCGGTCATTGCTTTCACTCTACCGTAGTGAGAACCAGCCAATACCACATCTCCAATTTTAAGAGTACCTGTCTGTACCAGTACGGTAGCTACATAGCCACGTCCTTTATCAAGGGAGGCTTCTATAACTGTACCTACTGCATTTCGATCAGGATTCGCTTTCAGTTCCAGTAACTCGGCCTCAAGCAATACTTTTTCTAACAGATCTGGTATACCAACACCTGTTTTAGCCGAAACTTCCTGGGCCTGGTATTTACCACCCCATTCTTCTACCAGAATGTTCATCTGGGCAAGCTCTTCACGAACTTTATCAGGGTTTGCTCCCGGTTTATCGATTTTGTTCAGGGCAATAATAATTGGTACACCTGCCGCCTGAGCGTGGTTAATGGCTTCTTTCGTCTGTGGCATTACAGAGTCGTCAGCTGCTACCACAATAATAACAACGTCTGTTACCTTAGCACCACGGGCACGCATCGCTGTAAAGGCTTCGTGACCTGGTGTATCGAGGAAGGTTACCTGACGGCCATCTTCTGTTTTAACGCTGTAGGCACCAATGTGCTGGGTAATACCACCAGCCTCACCAGCCGTTACGTTGGCATTTCGGATGTAATCGAGCAAAGATGTTTTACCGTGGTCAACGTGGCCCATGATTGTTACAATAGGGGCACGCTCCTGTAAATCTGCGTCGCTATCTTCTGCTACTACATCTAAGCTTTGTTCGTCTTCAGATGTAATAAAGTCGATGTTATAGCCAAATTCATCAGCAATAATGGTAATGGCTTCTGCATCCAGGCGCTGGTTTATAGAAACGAACATACCTAGCTGCATACACACCTTGATAACGTCGTTTACACTCACATTCATGAGAGCCGCCAGGTCATTAGCAGAAACGAACTCTGTTACACGTAGTGTTTTAGATTCTTCCTGCTCCTGCATACGACGCTCTTCCAGAGAGTCAGCTATAGCTGAGCGCTTCTCACGGCGATACTTCGCACGGTTACCGCCTCCGCCTTTGCCACTGCTCAGCTTAGCAAGCGTAGCCTTGATCTGCTCCTGGATTTCTTTATCCGAAACCTCTGCTTTCTCAGGGCGTGGCGTAAAGTTGTTGCGTCCTCCTTGTCCGCCTCCGGCAGGCCGGTTACCCTGGTAACCTCCTCCTGGGCGCTGACCACCGGGGCCGCCTCCTGTACGGGGTCCGCCTGGGTGACCGCCTCCGCCAGGACGGTTTCCACCACCTTGCGGACGATTACCCTGTTGCTGGCCTCCCTGGCCCTGAGGACGTTGCTGTTGATTACCTTGTCCTCCGCCTTGTTGTCCTTGTCCTGGTTGGTTCCCTTCAGGGCCAGGTACAATAATGCGCTTGCGCTTTTTCTTTTTGCCGTTCTTCCTGTCATCTGAGGATGCAACTGGTTTAGAACCTTTTCTGCGTGAGCTATCGGGTAATTC contains these protein-coding regions:
- a CDS encoding twin-arginine translocase TatA/TatE family subunit, with product MAITNIFLFLGALGGTEILIILFAILLLFGAKRIPELARGMGRGIREFKDATKEIKSDIENSVKDDKQTK
- a CDS encoding murein hydrolase activator EnvC, with the protein product MKALYKPAFFLLLLLLPFATYAQKQKPKSKAQLEKEKTENLKRIKEANRILQQTKAQKEASLGQLNAIQEKITVQQGVITNISKEVSFIDSEVRETESIVNALESDLEKLKKEYATMVYAASKSANSYNKLMFLFAADSFNQLVRRMRYLQQYSEARKKQVEQINKVQIALTRQLNLLASKRQEKRGLLNKQIAESKNLQSLKQEQNNVVSRLSQQEQNLKQEVAQRQSAVKKLDNLIADIVREEMARAAREAREAGRATSGSANKITLTPEAALISSSFAGNRGRLAWPVEKGFISQRFGRHNHPVLKGVVVENRGIDIQTAQGENARAIFEGKVLTVASVPGMNNIVMVQHGEYFTVYAKLRTVNVKEGQNVKMKDVIGTVYTDADGTTELQFQIWKNNANLDPSGWIISK
- a CDS encoding lipopolysaccharide biosynthesis protein → MSIAKKLVGQTAAYGLSSIVGRAINYLLVPIYTAVLLREEYGVISYLYSFTAFFNILYTYGMETAFFRFANKTGADKRALYNRTLSSILVSSSIFTTVLIVAAQPIAVYVGLPDHPEYIIWLALVLAIDAIVAIPFAWLRLHNKAIKFASLKLANILLTVGANTFFLVICRDIYGGEYLIGLQPIVAQIYDPGFNIGYIFLINLVANALLLPMLWRELSIFRFKLDFGQLKPMLQYAYPLLFMGIAGIVNEVIDRILLERWLPEGFYPNTSNMAAVGVYSACYKLAIFMTLAIQAFRYAAEPFFFSQAQDKSSPQTFALIMKWFVIVCAFIFLFISANLEDFAILIRTPAFREGIAIVPVLLLANLFLGVYYNLTVWFKLSDKTHYGTYISLGGAAITILFNLLLIPVLGYMGSAIATLICYFSMALICYLLGNKHYPIPYPVATITAYIALATGLVIIARYITLENFWLEHLLNLGICALFALVIWQREGAKLWKQRTAKVN
- a CDS encoding DUF4292 domain-containing protein, which encodes MNKQFFIYLLAIVMFSACKKEIAPTTASTTTETVGNVSIKNLEFNYLSARGNLKFEDKGQTTSSGYALRMKKDSVIWISVLPGLGIEAARIKITQDSVYVMNRLQKEYIATDYRFLSNQFRVNLNFDAVQAILIGNYQPVGREKAIDEGQMHHVQQLRNYLLFDYFINKESEKLQQLHVNDQQSGNNIVVKYENFQNIGAVPFAHALAAQILQAGQTSVFNLTHNRVTITDDPQDFPFTVPGDYKKL
- the dut gene encoding dUTP diphosphatase, with the protein product MNKNSLQVNVINQSKHALPSYQTVHSAGMDLRANLDAPVTLKPLQRTLVSTGLFIELPEGHEAQIRPRSGLAFKHGISIVNSPGTIDADYRGEIKVLLVNLSDQDFVIEDGERIAQMVVAKYERVSWLEAATLTNTERGAGGYGSTGTN
- a CDS encoding tetratricopeptide repeat protein translates to MNRFRNIVLAASCLALVMVAEDSQAQSSRKKKEKVTRETAESAIAPVPQPSEQEKQISEALFLDGLKFFMLEDYDQALKLFQKAHTLTPANAALNYKLAETNLMLQKATNALPYAQAAVSQDPNNSYYYLLLAQLYTEQKQYTEAAQVFNDLLQKVPNTEQYLFNLADLYMSQSKFEDALKTYERIEKQFGPIEQVSISRQQIYLRQKNVAKAIAEGEKLIATNPTEIRYFLAQAELYNASQKPDIAIETLQRALRLDPNNPFAHLMLSDLNRQKGNKAESERQAKLAFSSSELEIDTKVRILVDFIRQLPNPEVEKVALDLVNLTIKAHPEEAKAYAVAGDLQAIAGKKEQARNNYLKAVKLDDSHFKIWQQIVLLDAELAQSDSLIKHSEQALELFPNQAVFWFYNGTGYLIEQNFDKAVKSLEYGKRLSASEPELVMQFNMQLGDGYNSLKNFKKSDEAYEAVLAQDADNEHVLNNYSYFLSLRNEKLGKAKEMADRLVRKHPNNPTYLDTYAWVLYKLEDYEGALKHLEEAIALSDDATIVEHYGDVLFKIGKKDDAVRQWQKAKIKGEASAYIDKKIKEKKLYE
- a CDS encoding sugar phosphate nucleotidyltransferase codes for the protein MRIIIPMAGMGKRMRPHTLTIPKPLIPIAGKPIVQRLVEDIAKVCQEPIEEVAFIIGHFGDKVEQDLKKIAQAVGAKGSIYYQEEALGTAHAILCAQESLEGKVVVAFADTLFKADFQLDTNADGTIWVQRVEDPRPFGVVKLNENNEITDFVEKPEEFISDLAIIGIYYFQDGAYLRSELQYLLDNDIKDKGEYQLTNALENMKNKGTTFIPAVISEWLDCGNKNATVYTNQRYLEYIKDEEGLVASSAQLQNSVIIPPVYIGENAIINNSVIGPHVSIGNNTSVNSSVVSNSIVQENATLTNGNISNSMVGNFVSYEGRQSDLSLGDYNTLKD